From Symphalangus syndactylus isolate Jambi chromosome 17, NHGRI_mSymSyn1-v2.1_pri, whole genome shotgun sequence, one genomic window encodes:
- the JSRP1 gene encoding junctional sarcoplasmic reticulum protein 1: MDTEPQRAWAIGRGPRAGMRGQGDAWSGRRAMPGMSPGPGPAAAPAISMTTRAWEELDGGLGSCQALEDHSALAETQEDRAPATTPRLADSGSPPHDSQEPVAEGRSMDTRPKKMEKEPAARGTPGTGKERLKAGASPRSAPARKKAQTAPPPQPPPPPPALSEELPWGDLSLNKCLVLASLVALLGSAFRLCRDAVAGEAALQARAPEPWVPPSSAPREPSSPLPKFEAQAPPSAPPAPRAEAEVRPKIPGSREAAEKDEEEPGEATREAVGEDRVPLADRGPKERPRREGKPRKEKPRKEERPKKERRRKEEKPRAAREPREALPRRWESREGGHRPWARDSRDAEPRKRQAWVSPRRSDEEQRPGSRQKLRAGKGRD, translated from the exons ATGGATACTGAACCCCAGCGAGCCTGGGCTATAGggaggggccccagggcaggcATGCGGGGCCAGGGGGATGCCTGGAGCGGGCGCCGGGCCATGCCGGGCATGAGT cctggcCCGGGACCTGCTGCTGCTCCAGCCATCTCCATGACAACCAGAGCCTGGGAGGAGCTGGATGGCGGCCTGGGCAGCTGCCAGGCCCTGGAGGACCACTCTGCGCTGGCCGAGACCCAGGAGGACAGGGCTCCAG CGACGACACCCAGGCTGGCCGACTCCGGCAGCCCGCCCcac GACTCTCAGGAGCCGGTGGCTGAAGGCCGCAGTATGGACACCAGGCCCAAGAAGATGGAAAAAGAGCCTGCCGCCAGGGGGACCCCAGGAACGGGGAAGGAGAGGCTGAAAGCCGGCGCGA GTCCTCGGAGCGCCCCCGCGCGCAAGAAGGCGCAGACCGCGCCGCccccgcagccgccgccgccgcccccggccCTGAGCGAGGAGCTGCCCTGGGGAGACCTGTCGCTCAACAAATGCCTGGTGCTCGCCTCGCTGGTGGCGCTGCTGGGCTCGGCTTTCCGGCTGTGCCGCG ACGCCGTGGCTGGGGAGGCAGCACTCCAAGCACGTGCGCCCGAGCCCTGGGTCCCTCCAAGCTCAGCCCCGAGGGAGCCATCGTCACCCCTG CCTAAGTTCGAGGCCCAGGCGCCTCCATCAGCGCCGCCTGCGCCCCGGGCCGAGGCAGAGGTCAGACCCAAGATTCCCGGGAGTCGGGAGGCTGCAGAGAAGGACGAAGAAGAGCCCGGCGAGGCCACCAGAGAGGCCGTGGGGGAGGACCGTGTGCCCCTCGCAGACCGGGGACCCAAGGAGAGGCCTCGGAGAGAGGGGAAGCCGCGGAAGGAGAAGCCGCGGAAGGAGGAGAGGCCGAAGAAAGAGAGGCGGCGGAAGGAGGAGAAGCCACGGGCCGCCAGGGAGCCCCGGGAAGCCCTACCCCGGCGCTGGGAGTCACGCGAAGGGGGCCACCGGCCGTGGGCACGGGACTCCAGGGACGCCGAGCCCAGGAAGAGGCAGGCCTGGGTCTCCCCGAGGCGTTCCGACGAGGAGCAGCGGCCTGGGAGTCGCCAGAAGCTCCGCGCAGGCAAGGGGCGGGACTGA